Proteins encoded within one genomic window of Eleutherodactylus coqui strain aEleCoq1 chromosome 1, aEleCoq1.hap1, whole genome shotgun sequence:
- the CCNA1 gene encoding cyclin-A1, with protein sequence MHQNRKSTINVAGNSGLGGFYGYQENLVLPKVDTMVQSKLLPPQMQRTVFGVLSENDQRQRTLSLGAAPAKPVSGVENMAPLGGKLFFANAALAPPKPCFTIYADEPEENQENCSLELQSFEAAEADIKQKLHLILDAASPMITDTSLQCEPEVASESDPEAAVVAEYITEIHQCLREAELKHRPKPYYMRKQPDITSSMRTILVDWLAEVQEEYKLRSETLFLAINYLDRFLSCMSVLRGKLQLVGTAAILLASKYEEICPPEIEEFVYITDDTYTKKQLLRMEHLLLKVLAFDLTVPTINQFLLQYIYKHNGGKKAEHLAMYMAELALLEETFLQYLPSITAAAAYGLANYTINNVFWPETLQDFTGYSLSDLAPCLVDLHRTSLNAPHQAQQAIRERYKSPMYMQASLMPLPATLPL encoded by the exons ATGCATCAGAATAGAAAATCCACCATCAACGTAGCTGGAAACTCTGGTTTGGGAGGTTTTTATGGTTACCAGGAAAACCTTGTTTTGCCGAAAGTGGATACCATGGTTCAGTCCAAGCTGCTCCCACCGCAGATGCAAAGAACAGTATTTGGAGTCCTCAGTGAAAATGATCAGCGTCAGAGGACTCTTAGCCTG GGTGCTGCACCAGCAAAACCTGTATCTGGTGTTGAGAATATGGCCCCTCTGGGTGGCAAACTCTTCTTTGCCAATGCAGCTCTGGCACCCCCCAAGCCATGCTTTACTATCTATGCCGATGAACCAGAGGAAAATCAAGAGAATTGCTCACTTGAACTTCAAAGCTTTGAAGCGGCTGAGGCTGATATTAAGCAGAAGCTCCACCTAATCCTTGATGCAG CATCCCCAATGATAACGGACACCTCACTACAGTGTGAACCTGAGGTGGCTTCTGAAAGTGACCCAGAGGCTGCGGTGGTGGCAGAATACATCACTGAGATTCACCAATGTCTACGTGAAGCTGAA CTTAAGCATAGACCAAAGCCTTACTACATGAGGAAGCAACCTGACATCACTTCATCAATGAGAACCATATTGGTGGACTGGCTTGCTGAAGTCCAAGAAGAATATAAGCTTCGTAGTGAAACCCTGTTTCTTGCAATCAACTACCTGGACAGGTTCCTGTCTTGTATGTCTGTACTCCGGGGGAAGCTGCAGCTTGTCGGAACAGCTGCTATTCTCCTGGCTTC CAAATATGAGGAGATCTGCCCACCTGAAATAGAGGAGTTTGTGTACATAACTGATGATACCTACACTAAGAAACAGCTTCTGCGCATGGAACACCTGCTGCTGAAAGTGTTGGCCTTTGACCTGACTGTCCCTACAATCAACCAGTTCCTCCTGCAATATATCTACAAGCATAACGGGGGCAAAAAAGCTGAGCACCTTGCAATG TACATGGCAGAACTTGCACTTCTGGAGGAGACTTTCTTGCAGTATCTTCCATCAATAACAGCAGCCGCAGCTTATGGTCTTGCCAACTATACAATAAACAACGTTTTCTGG CCTGAAACTCTCCAAGACTTTACTGGCTacagcttaagtgacttggcacCATGTCTAGTTGACCTGCACAGAACCAGTCTTAATGCACCACATCAAGCGCAACAAGCCATTAGGGAGCGGTATAAGAGTCCCAT GTACATGCAGGCTTCCCTCATGCCACTCCCTGCAACTCTTCCTCTGTGA